The Mesorhizobium sp. INR15 region CCACGCATCGAACTGCTTGATGAAAACCTGGTGAAGCCAGGCCCCCAGTTCCTGAAGCACGTTAAACATGCTTGATTTCCTCTACTTTTGGCATTCTGCGGCGCCTGCGGCGCAGCCACCAGACCCCGCCCAGATCGAGCGCGCCTTGTAAGCCGCGATCGAAAATCCCGTAGTTCGATTTGCCATGCCGACGCGAGCGGTCAACGACGTCGCAATGCACGACCCGGTAGCCTTCCTGGATGACCAGCGCAGGGACAAAGCGATGCGTGCCATCGAAGAACGGCAGTTTTCGCAGGATGTCGGTATGGATCGCCTTCAGGCCACAGCCCGTGTCGCGTGTCTCGTCATGCAGAATGGCGTTTCTCAGCCAGTTGGCGAAACGCGACGCCCGCTGTTTGACCTTGCTGTCGCGGCGCTTGAGGCGCTGACCTTGCGCGGCACCAAAATCGGGCCCAGCCTGCCGCAGCGCGTCGATCAGCACCGGAATATATTGCGGGTCGTTCTGGCCGTCGCCATCGATGGTGGCGACGATGCCACCGCGCGCTGCCCAGGCGCCGGAGCGCACGGAGAGGCTCTGGCCAGCGGATTTCAGATGGCGCAGTTCGCGCACCGGAAAGGGGCGAAGGGCGGCCTGCTCGCGAAGCACAGAGGCAGTCTCGTCGGTCGAGCCGTCATTGACGATGATCAGTTCGAAGTCTCGGCCGGCCATGGCGACTTCGATTTCATCGATCAGCAGCGGCAGATTTGCCGCCTCGTTCCGGCAAGGAATGACAATGGATATCAAGGCGTCAGGCTCTGTCGTCGGATATGGCATTCTTGTCTTGATGCATGTCGTCGTCCCAAAACCGGTGCCCACTTTCGGGCGACATGCATGCAGATGCCG contains the following coding sequences:
- a CDS encoding glycosyltransferase family 2 protein; the protein is MPYPTTEPDALISIVIPCRNEAANLPLLIDEIEVAMAGRDFELIIVNDGSTDETASVLREQAALRPFPVRELRHLKSAGQSLSVRSGAWAARGGIVATIDGDGQNDPQYIPVLIDALRQAGPDFGAAQGQRLKRRDSKVKQRASRFANWLRNAILHDETRDTGCGLKAIHTDILRKLPFFDGTHRFVPALVIQEGYRVVHCDVVDRSRRHGKSNYGIFDRGLQGALDLGGVWWLRRRRRRMPKVEEIKHV